The Leptospiraceae bacterium genome includes a window with the following:
- a CDS encoding NAD-dependent epimerase/dehydratase family protein: MSKKALVCGAGGFIGSHLVKRLKKEGYWVRGVDLKYPEFSETEADDFVIGDLRDEYFVRSIIDTKFDEVYQLAADMSGAGFVFTGEHDADILSNSAKINLNILNASLKRNIKRIFYSSSACIYPEYNQMDPENPKCSEDSAYPAMPDSEYGWEKLFSERLYLAYHRNYGMEVRIARYHNIFGPEGTWRGGREKAPAALCRKVAVAKLTGKDYIEVWGDGMQT, from the coding sequence ATGAGTAAAAAAGCGTTGGTTTGTGGTGCAGGTGGGTTCATTGGCTCACACTTAGTAAAAAGGTTGAAAAAAGAAGGTTATTGGGTTAGGGGAGTAGATTTAAAATACCCAGAATTTTCTGAAACAGAAGCTGATGACTTTGTGATTGGAGATCTGAGGGATGAATATTTTGTGCGTTCCATTATTGATACAAAGTTCGACGAAGTCTATCAATTAGCAGCTGATATGAGTGGTGCTGGATTTGTTTTTACAGGAGAGCACGATGCAGACATTCTTTCAAACTCTGCTAAGATAAATCTCAACATCTTAAATGCAAGTTTGAAAAGGAATATAAAAAGGATTTTTTACTCTTCATCTGCTTGCATATATCCTGAGTACAATCAGATGGACCCAGAAAATCCAAAGTGTTCAGAGGATTCTGCATATCCTGCAATGCCAGATAGTGAGTATGGTTGGGAAAAGTTGTTCAGCGAGCGATTATATTTAGCTTACCATAGAAATTATGGGATGGAAGTTAGGATCGCAAGGTATCACAACATTTTTGGACCGGAAGGAACATGGAGAGGTGGAAGAGAAAAAGCACCTGCCGCATTATGCCGAAAAGTAGCAGTAGCAAAATTAACAGGAAAAGACTACATTGAAGTGTGGGGAGATGGAATGCAAAC